One segment of Thermococcus sp. AM4 DNA contains the following:
- the hjc gene encoding Holliday junction resolvase Hjc, protein MRYRRGASAERELIHKLEELGFAVVRSAGSKKVDVIAGNGKLYLCIEVKSTKGRRIYLSGEDLEKLLSFSQRFGGKPYIAVKFIGREWRFFRAEDISGKRTGKNYRIDYGDAGMSLEEVVGKQKSLLDVIKGGGNEG, encoded by the coding sequence ATGAGGTACAGGAGAGGGGCCAGCGCGGAGAGGGAACTCATACACAAACTTGAAGAGCTCGGCTTCGCGGTCGTCAGATCCGCGGGGAGCAAGAAGGTTGACGTTATAGCCGGAAACGGAAAGCTGTACCTCTGCATAGAGGTCAAGAGCACCAAGGGCAGGAGAATCTACCTAAGCGGGGAAGACCTCGAAAAGCTCCTCTCGTTCTCGCAAAGGTTCGGGGGAAAGCCCTACATAGCGGTAAAGTTCATCGGACGGGAGTGGAGGTTCTTCCGGGCGGAGGACATCTCCGGAAAGAGAACGGGCAAGAACTACCGCATAGACTACGGTGATGCCGGCATGAGCCTGGAGGAGGTTGTGGGAAAGCAGAAGAGCCTTCTCGATGTAATAAAGGGTGGTGGGAATGAAGGTTAA
- a CDS encoding gamma carbonic anhydrase family protein, producing the protein MAVYELEGKKPKIHPTAFIDESASIIGDVVLEEKTSVWPSAVLRGDIEQIYIGCCSNVQDNVSIHTSHGQPTIIGKYVTIGHNAVVHGAEIGDYVIIGMGAVILDGVKIGKHVVIGAGALVPPGKEIPDYSLVIGVPGKVVRQLSEEEIEWTKKNAEIYMELAEKHLKSRKRIE; encoded by the coding sequence ATGGCCGTTTACGAGCTGGAAGGAAAGAAACCCAAGATTCATCCGACGGCTTTTATCGATGAGAGCGCTTCCATCATAGGCGACGTTGTTCTTGAGGAGAAAACGAGCGTCTGGCCTTCCGCGGTTCTGAGGGGGGACATAGAGCAGATATACATCGGCTGCTGCTCGAACGTTCAGGACAACGTGAGCATACACACCTCCCACGGCCAGCCGACGATAATAGGCAAATACGTCACCATAGGCCACAACGCCGTCGTTCACGGGGCCGAGATAGGTGACTACGTCATCATCGGCATGGGCGCGGTCATACTCGACGGGGTCAAGATAGGCAAGCACGTGGTCATCGGCGCGGGAGCGCTGGTTCCACCGGGCAAGGAGATCCCCGACTACAGCCTCGTCATAGGTGTCCCAGGGAAAGTTGTGAGGCAGCTCAGCGAGGAGGAAATCGAGTGGACCAAGAAGAACGCTGAGATCTACATGGAGCTGGCGGAGAAGCACCTCAAATCAAGGAAGAGGATCGAGTGA
- the uppS gene encoding polyprenyl diphosphate synthase, which translates to MLYRLLSHVPHVVFKPFYDFYERYLFERVKSGNIPRHVAIIMDGNRRWARKLEKPPWYGHFFGSRKLEEILDWCRELGIRTLTVYAFSTENFKRSREEVTALMNLFEEKFKELIEDERVHRYGIRVNVLGRKELLPENVRKAAEEAERATRKYNNYTLNIALAYGGRSEIADAVKDIVNDVLAGRLKPEEIDEDLIKRYLYYPNMPDPDIVIRTGGEVRISNFLLYQIAYSELFFVDVYFPEFRKIDFLRIIREYQKRQRRFGR; encoded by the coding sequence ATGCTCTACAGACTGCTCTCCCACGTTCCCCACGTTGTTTTCAAACCCTTTTACGACTTTTACGAGAGGTACCTGTTTGAGAGGGTCAAATCGGGGAACATTCCGAGGCACGTGGCAATAATCATGGATGGAAACAGGAGATGGGCGAGAAAGCTCGAAAAGCCGCCCTGGTACGGCCATTTCTTCGGATCGAGGAAGCTTGAGGAGATCCTCGACTGGTGCAGGGAGCTCGGGATAAGGACGCTGACCGTCTACGCCTTCTCAACCGAGAACTTCAAGCGCTCCCGGGAGGAAGTTACCGCGCTTATGAACCTCTTCGAGGAGAAGTTCAAGGAGCTGATAGAGGACGAGAGGGTTCACAGGTACGGAATAAGGGTGAACGTCCTCGGAAGGAAGGAACTCCTGCCCGAGAACGTTAGAAAAGCTGCCGAGGAAGCGGAGAGGGCAACCAGGAAGTACAACAATTACACCCTCAACATTGCCCTGGCCTACGGCGGGAGGAGCGAGATCGCCGATGCGGTGAAGGACATAGTTAACGACGTCTTAGCCGGAAGGCTGAAGCCCGAGGAGATTGACGAGGATCTGATAAAGCGCTACCTCTACTACCCGAACATGCCCGACCCGGACATCGTGATAAGAACCGGCGGGGAGGTCAGGATAAGCAACTTCCTCCTCTACCAGATAGCCTACAGCGAACTCTTCTTCGTGGACGTCTACTTCCCGGAGTTCAGGAAGATAGACTTCCTCAGGATAATCAGGGAGTACCAGAAGAGGCAGAGACGCTTTGGGCGCTAA
- a CDS encoding type I restriction enzyme HsdR N-terminal domain-containing protein, protein MAESNLDALSSTHELARIETGSSDIGPIAEGIMKVLKKINAHRKLYESNEEAVKQHLIGEIMRTLGWEWDNPEEVRPESRTEEGRADYALILGGEIVAYVEAKNLGVNIEKREEPLRQLAKYCFNTGVRYGILTNGAVWIGVKAFEVGSSLRERILVKVNLLNEPPMKAALKLSLFSKSRILEMERISSLLKALELSFMGLVKEGYPREALFEYLKVDRGKRIVPIHLLEGHENPKVAYVYDNGWKLLPLPERTMKGVLLAVLLYMGQKAFGDEKREIMAAYEQLKRIPLEQRKAHEILVRLEEEKKLNISVEL, encoded by the coding sequence ATGGCCGAGAGCAACCTTGACGCGTTGAGTTCAACCCACGAACTGGCGCGGATTGAAACTGGATCCTCCGACATCGGGCCGATAGCCGAGGGCATAATGAAGGTTCTGAAGAAGATAAACGCCCACAGGAAGCTCTACGAGTCGAACGAAGAGGCGGTTAAGCAGCACCTCATAGGGGAGATAATGCGAACCCTCGGCTGGGAGTGGGACAACCCGGAGGAGGTAAGGCCCGAATCGAGGACTGAGGAGGGAAGGGCCGACTACGCGCTCATCCTAGGCGGGGAGATAGTGGCGTACGTCGAGGCCAAGAACCTCGGCGTGAACATAGAGAAGCGCGAGGAGCCTTTGAGACAGCTCGCCAAGTACTGCTTCAACACCGGCGTGAGGTACGGCATACTCACCAATGGAGCGGTGTGGATAGGGGTTAAGGCCTTTGAAGTCGGCTCGAGTTTGAGGGAGAGAATCCTCGTCAAGGTGAACCTGCTCAACGAACCCCCGATGAAGGCCGCGCTCAAGCTCTCCCTCTTCTCCAAGTCGAGGATCCTCGAAATGGAGCGCATTTCCTCCCTTCTAAAGGCCCTTGAGCTGAGCTTCATGGGGCTCGTCAAGGAAGGCTACCCGAGGGAGGCCCTCTTCGAGTACCTCAAGGTCGATCGGGGGAAGAGAATAGTTCCGATACACCTGCTGGAGGGGCACGAGAACCCGAAGGTCGCCTACGTCTACGACAACGGCTGGAAGCTGCTCCCCCTCCCGGAGAGGACAATGAAGGGCGTCCTGCTCGCGGTTCTGCTCTACATGGGACAGAAGGCCTTTGGGGACGAGAAGAGGGAGATAATGGCCGCCTACGAGCAGCTCAAGAGAATTCCCCTGGAACAGAGAAAGGCCCACGAGATACTCGTAAGGCTCGAAGAGGAAAAGAAGCTCAACATATCCGTCGAGCTTTAG
- a CDS encoding class II glutamine amidotransferase, which translates to MCRVLFAVGDGDKLVPLVEAIVRASENDPYKEARGRGSQHRDGWGYVLLGDGSVRHYRSVRPVFEDEPGVEGLVGSLDGFSVLLVHTRAASQGSKGLLNTQPFALSSAGFSCWLYHNGDLNKSGLLERMGLDRGSLEKASDSYVMALHVCGAIRSVERDELLRVYSSLMPLVNTSLNTGSLFLGPDWVRGFITAYSRPEYLLRRENWDYVRQMLLRGEDLFAVASSTLELYHRAEWSPLRNGTALYLEISPGEERFTVEELVMG; encoded by the coding sequence GTGTGCAGAGTTCTCTTCGCGGTTGGAGACGGGGACAAACTGGTCCCCCTCGTTGAGGCCATCGTCCGTGCATCCGAGAACGATCCCTACAAGGAGGCCAGGGGGAGGGGAAGCCAGCACCGCGACGGCTGGGGCTACGTTCTCCTTGGAGATGGTTCCGTTCGCCACTACCGCTCGGTCAGGCCCGTTTTTGAGGATGAACCCGGAGTGGAGGGGCTCGTTGGATCGCTCGACGGGTTCTCGGTTCTCCTCGTGCACACGAGGGCCGCGTCCCAGGGAAGCAAAGGACTGCTTAACACCCAGCCCTTCGCGCTCTCTTCAGCCGGATTCTCGTGCTGGCTCTACCACAACGGCGACCTCAACAAGTCCGGTCTACTCGAGAGGATGGGCCTTGATAGAGGCTCCCTGGAGAAGGCCTCGGACAGCTACGTCATGGCCCTTCACGTTTGCGGGGCAATCCGCTCGGTTGAGAGGGACGAGCTCCTCCGAGTCTACTCCTCGCTGATGCCCCTGGTCAACACCAGCCTTAACACGGGTTCGCTCTTCCTCGGCCCCGACTGGGTGAGGGGCTTTATAACCGCCTACTCCCGGCCCGAGTACCTGCTGAGAAGGGAGAACTGGGACTACGTGAGGCAGATGCTCCTCAGGGGTGAAGACCTCTTCGCGGTCGCTTCTTCGACCCTCGAACTGTATCACCGGGCCGAGTGGAGCCCCCTGAGGAACGGAACTGCCCTTTACCTTGAGATCTCGCCCGGGGAGGAACGCTTTACCGTCGAGGAGCTGGTGATGGGATGA
- a CDS encoding cyclic nucleotide-binding/CBS domain-containing protein, giving the protein MDMKAPIRVYMSRKLIGIRPDDTVKRAGEVMTEFEIGSLVVVDENDNVVGFLTKGDIIRRLVVPGLPNTTPVKEIMTKDLVTVPAETPLQDVLDIMAKKGIKHILIEENGKIVGIFSITDLLEASRRKLETAIATE; this is encoded by the coding sequence GTGGACATGAAGGCCCCCATCAGGGTTTACATGAGCAGGAAGCTCATAGGCATAAGGCCCGACGACACGGTTAAGAGGGCCGGCGAGGTCATGACCGAGTTCGAGATAGGCTCCCTCGTCGTGGTGGACGAGAACGACAACGTCGTTGGATTCCTCACCAAGGGAGACATCATAAGGCGCCTCGTGGTTCCCGGCCTTCCGAACACGACACCGGTTAAGGAGATCATGACGAAGGACCTCGTTACGGTGCCCGCTGAGACACCCCTCCAGGACGTCCTCGACATAATGGCAAAGAAGGGGATAAAGCACATCCTCATAGAGGAAAACGGAAAGATAGTCGGGATATTCTCGATAACCGACCTCCTTGAGGCGAGCAGGAGAAAGCTTGAAACGGCGATAGCAACGGAGTGA